A genomic stretch from Bradyrhizobium sp. 195 includes:
- a CDS encoding Hsp20 family protein produces MRTYDLSPFWRSSIGFDRMLDLANDAMNDRDNYPLYDIERTGEDQYRISLALAGFTPDEITITAEQSKLTVEGRKADKGDHNFLFQGISMRPFRRVFNLADHVQVKNATFESGMLMIDLVREVPESMKPRHIEIGVAGNDNQQIEQKQVA; encoded by the coding sequence ATGAGGACCTATGATCTGTCCCCATTCTGGCGTTCCAGCATCGGCTTCGACCGAATGCTTGACCTGGCCAACGACGCGATGAACGACAGGGACAATTATCCGCTGTACGACATCGAGCGGACTGGCGAGGACCAGTACCGAATCTCGCTGGCGTTGGCCGGCTTCACCCCGGATGAGATCACGATCACTGCGGAGCAATCCAAGCTCACCGTGGAGGGCCGCAAGGCCGACAAAGGTGATCACAACTTCCTGTTCCAGGGCATCTCCATGCGGCCGTTCCGCCGCGTGTTCAACCTGGCTGACCACGTCCAGGTGAAGAATGCGACGTTCGAGAGCGGTATGCTGATGATCGATCTGGTCCGGGAAGTGCCGGAGTCAATGAAACCGCGTCACATCGAGATCGGCGTGGCCGGCAATGACAACCAGCAAATCGAGCAGAAGCAAGTAGCCTGA